TTTGTTGAGATAACCACGCGATAAACCTGCACCACCAATATACAACATCCCAGTTACACCCACAGGAACAGGTTGTAAATTTTGATCTAACAAATAAATCTGCGTGTTGTGAATCGGGCGACCAATCGGTGGAATATTGCTAGTATCTTTGTCTAGAAGGGCAAATGTTGAATAAGTTGTATCTTCAGAAGGGCCATATAAGTTAAATACCTGTTGTATATTCTCCTGCTGATAAAGTTGTTGTACGAGATGATGATGAAGTGGTTCACCTGCAACATTGATTGTTTGGACTGAAGCCGGAATGCTATTAGTTCTCAATAACTGTGAAATCACACTTGGGACAGTATTTATTAGGGTTACATTTTGGGCTGTTGGCAGAGTTGGTAAATATAGTGCGTTCTCCATTAGAATCACCTTGCCGCCGCAACACAGAGGAACAAATAACTCGAACACTGAAAGGTCGAAGCAAATTGAGGTTGATGCTAAAACTCCTTGCAAAGCTTCAATTGTAAAGGTTTGTTTTGCCCAATCCAACATTGCAACTGTGTTTGCGTGTTTAATCATTACACCTTTTGGTTTACCTGTTGAACCAGAGGTATAGATGACATAAGCGAGGTTGTCGGGGGTTATTTGAGTAAATAAATTTTCCTGGCTTTGTTGGGCGATGAGATGCCAATCGGTATCTAAACAAATGACTTGAGCTTTGTGGTGGGGTATTGTTTCTAGTAGTGAGGCTTGAGTGAGTAATACTGGTGTTTGAGTGTCTTCTAGTACAAATGCAATGCGTTCTTGGGGATAGTTGGGGTCTATTGGTATGTATGCGCCACCTGCTTTTAGGATGGCTAATAGTCCGATGACCATATCGAGCGATCGCTCTACACAAATCCCGACTAATACTTCTGATTTTACTCCTAGCTGTTGCAAGTAATGCGCTAGTTGATTTGCTCTGGTATTTAACTCACGATAGCTTAATTGCTCATCTTCAAACACCACTGCGATCGCATCAGGTGTAAGTTCTACTTGAGTTTCAAATAATTGATGAATGCACTTATCTTCAGGATACTCAACTTCTGTATCATTCCACTCCCACAACAATTGATATTGTTCAGATTCACTTAACAGTGGTAACTCTGACAAACGCTGCTGCGGATTAGCAACAATTCCTTCAAACAACGTTTGTAAATGACTCGCCATCCGATGTATTGTATTTTCCTCAAATAAATCAGTATTGTATTCTATACTTCCAAGTAACCCCTCCTCTCTTTCTGTCATTTGTAGATTTAAATCAAACTTGGCGCTATCACTATTGCTTTCTAATGGGGTTAAAGTCAAACCAGACAACTCTAACGCAGACATTGGTGCATTCTGAAGCACAAACATCACTTGAAATAATGGTGTATGACTTAAGTCTCGCTGTGGTTGCAGCTGCTCAACTAACAATTCAAAAGGCAAATCCTGATGTGCATAAGCTCCTAACGCGACTTCCCGCACCCTCTTTAGTAGTTCTTCAAAGCTGGGATTTCCTGCTAAGTTAGTTCTCAATATCAGGGTATTGACAAAAAATCCAATTAATCGTTCTATTTCTATTCGGTTGCGGTTAGCGATGGGCGAACCGACCACAATATCTTCGCTACCTGTATAACGCCATAGCAGTGTTTGAAAACCTGCCAACAGGGTCATAAATAAAGTGCTTCCCTGCTGCTGACTTAATTTATTTAAGGATGCAGATAATTCTGGAGATAACTTAAATGAGTAGGTCGCACCCCGGAAAGTTTGAATTGCTGGTCTTGGATAATCTGTGGGTAACTCTAATACTTTTGGTGCGTTCTCTAAGTGCTTAAGCCAATAAGATATTTGAGTTTCGAGTACTTCTCCTTGCAACCATTGTCGTTGCCAAGCTGCGAAGTCTACATACTGTATTGCTAGTTCAGATAATAGTGAAGGTTCTCCATTACAGAAGGCTTGATAAAGTGTTGCCAATTCCTGTACCAATAAGCCTATTGACCAACCATCAGAGACTATATGGTGCATTGTCAGTAACACAATATGTTCTTGCTCACCAAGACGTAATAGTTTTACTCTCAGTAGATGGTCGTTGCTAATATCAAAAGATTGTTGTGCTTCTTGTGCAGCTTGTTGTTTAATTTCGGCTTCTTGTTGATTTGCAGGTAGCTTGCTAATATCGAATATTTGTAATGTTAAAGATTTTTCTTCAGCAATGATAGCTACTGGTTGCCCATCTCTGGTTTGGAAATTGGTTCGCAGTACTTCATGACGATTAATGATTTCGTTAAAACTTTGTTGTAGTGCTTCTACATTCAACTGTCCTTCTAGGCGAACAGCAGCAGGAGTATTGTAGAATGGGCTGTCTGGTTCTAATTGAGCTAAGAACCACAGTCGTTGTTGAGCAAATGATAACGGTAATTGGTGCGATCGCACAATCCGCTCAATATTCGTTGCTTCAACTCCTGAGTTTACCTTAATCGCTTTTTCAATTTCTTTTGCTAGCTCTGCGATTGTTGGTTTTTCAAATAAATAAGGTAAAGGAAGCTCTACTTTAAATACTTGCCGGATTTGGGACATTACGCGAGTGGCCATTAAAGAATGTCCTCCCAAAGTAAAGAAATTATTATTAATACCTACTTTGTCTAAACTAAGTACTTCTGCCCAAATACCTGCTAGTAAATTATCAATTAGTGTGGAGGGAGGGACTATATTAGATGATGATACATCTGTTAATTCTGGTGCAGGAAGGGCTTTCCGGTCAACCTTACCATTAGATGTTAGTGGTAGTGCTTCTAGGATTACAAAAGCAGATGGCACCATATAACTTGGTAACTTTGACTCTAAAAAGCTACGTAGTTCAGGAATTGCCAGGGTTTGGTTTTTTTGAAAAACTATATATGCAATTATACGTTGAGAATTTACCGATTCTTCGCTGACTACTACACTTTCTCGTACTACGGGGTGTTGACTTATAACCGCTTCAATTTCTCCCAATTCAATGCGGAACCCGCGAACTTTTATTTGGTTATCAATTCTACCGATATATTCAATATCTCCACTTGGTAAATAGCGGGTTAAATCACCCGTTTTGTAAAGGCGATCGCCCTCTTTCTTGCTGAAGGGATTGGGGATAAATTTAAAGGCTGTTAATTCAGCTTGGTTTAAATAGCCTCTAGCTAATCCAAGTCCGCCAATGTGCAATTCACCGGGTACACCCTTTGGAACTGGTTGCAAATATTCGTCTAAAATGTACAACTGGGTATTAGCGATCGCTTTCCCAATGGGTATTGAACCTGTAGAATGTTTCCCCACTGGAACCTGATAAACACAACAGCCTACCACCGTCTCTGTGGGGCCATATTCGTTTACTAATATTGTCTCTGGAGCCACATCTTGCCAGAAGGTGATGCTTTGGGCTAATAAATTTTCCCCACCAATAATAAAAGCTCTGGTTTTATTTGCGATCTCTTCTTTAGATAACTGTTGCTTCAGCAAATCCAAGTGAGCGGGGGTAATTTTCACCAAACTTAAATTCGAGCTTTTCTTTAAAGCTTGAGAAAGAGTTTCAATACCTTGTTCTTCTGATAGTAATTGTACTGTCCGACCAACTAATAAAGGTGAAAAAATACTGGTGATTGTTAAGTCAAAACCTAAAGGTGAGTGAACTAAAGTTCCGACTCCTTCTTGCACTGGATATGTTTGGGTACACCAACTTAAATAGTTAAGTAATCCTTGATGGCTAATTAGAGTTCCTTTGGGTTTACCAGTGGAACCGGAGGTGTAAATAACGTAAGCTAAATTTAATTCGCTTGTTGTAGTAATTGGATTTGTAATTTCTTGTTGGTTTATAGCTTGCCAATCATTATCTATACAAATTACTTGAATTTCATTGGTAGCCAAATCTGTGATTAAATGCTGTTTAGTCAGCAGCACTGGCATTTGAGAATCGTTGAGGATAAAAGTTTTTCTTTCTAAGGGATAGCTAGGATCAATTGGTACATAAGCACCACCAGCTTTTAAGATAGCTAAAAGTCCAATCAGCATTAAAGGCGATCGCTCTACACAAAGTCCTACCATCACATCTGGTTTCACACCTAATTGTTGTAGGTAATGAGCTAGTTGGTTCGCACGAGTGTTTAATTCTCGGTAGGTAAGTCGCTGATTTGTATAAACAATAGCAATGTTATCTGGCGTGCGATCGCACTGCTGTTCAAAGCAATGGTGAATACATTCGTATTGTAGCTCTGCTGTTTTAGTGTTGTTGAATGTAACTAAGAGTTCTTCCCGTTCTTGTTCGCTGAGAATATCTAATCGTGATATCGCTACAGATGGATTGTTAATAACACTTGTTAACAAAGTTTCCCATTGATTTACCAAACATTGAATATCTTCTTTATGGAAAACTTTTGCATCATAGTGAAATTCTAATTTGATATCATTTTGTGTTCTTACACAAGAAAGTTTTAGTTTAAATCGGTCAAAGCAGACGTAATATTGATGAATTGAAAATGATACTTCAGGAGCATAATAATTAGTTGCTATTTCTTCAAAATCAAAACAAAATGGCAAAAATGACTGATCTATATCATCTACATTTGTTTTATAAAATACCTCCCAACTAAAGCTATCCTGCCATTCAAGGATTTCATCTGTTAAGTTGTTAACCTGTATTAAGGTATCACTAAATGTATCATTTTCTTGCAGATTATAAGCAAGTGGTAAATATTTGGCAAATAAACCTAATGCTGGCTTTAATTCTTCATAATTTCGACCATCACAACCTAAACCTATAATTAAATTTGATTGCCTAGTCAGACGCCAAAGTAGAATTTGCCAGCAAGTAAGGAAAAATGTATCTATTGAAATTTGATGTTTTTGGACAATTTCTTCAATTTTAATTAGTAAATCGCTGTGAATTGCTAACTTAATAAATTGAGGTTCAAATTCCGATTCTTTAGAAATACAATTCTCAAAAGGAAGCTTTAAGCTATCTAAGGTCGAAAAATCTACTTGCTGCCAGTGATTTTTACTTGTTGTAGTTTCCTCCACCTCAAGTAATTCATTTTGCCATGTAGCGATATCAGCATACTGTAGTGCTTCTTCATCTAGTTCTGTATTTTGCAAACATGCAGCGTAACACTGGCTAATTTCATTAACTAGATTTTTCAATGTTTTAGAGTCTGCATAAAGAGATGGCACGTTTATAACTAAAACATATTTTTTTGATGAACATTTTACCAATTCGACTTTTAATAATTGCCCTTCCTGTAAATTGACAGACTGTTGCCTTCTTTGTTCTAAAAGTGCTTCTATCTCTTCCTCTGGAGAACAATTATTTTCTAAAAAATACTCACTTAAAAATACATTAGTATTAGCTTCTATTACCTGAATAGGTACTTTCAACCCACGCGGGCGATGAAAATTTGTGCGGAGAATTTCATTTCTAGCAATAACTTTGTTTAATGCTTCTTCTAGTATATTTACTTCTATATTTCCTTCAATCAGGATAGCGCATTGAGATATATACAAATTACTACCCTGTTGTAGTAACCAAAGATGCTTTTGCTGAGGAGATAGTGGAAAACCTTGAATTGTCTCTTGCATTTTAAATGTTTAACCCCAATTTAAAGGTTACTAAAACTCATAAGTTCGCTCATCGCAACAAATAACTTGCGTTCTCCCACATAAGGATTGCGTGCATGAGCAGTTAACATATTGTCCAGTAATAATATGTCACCTTGTTCCCAAGGAAAACATACTTCTAATCTCTGATATACCCCACAAATATCAACCATTGTAGAGTCTTCAATAGGAGTACCATCTCCGTAAAAGCAATTTCGGGGCAAATCTTCTTCCTTAAAAGATGAAATTAGCGACTCGCGGGTTTGTGTATCTAAACAAGCTAAATGCCAATGTTGCGCTTGATTAAACCAAGAAATTTCACCTGTTTGAGGATGCTTAATTACAGCTGGGCGAATAGAAATAGTTCTTAATCCACCATCGTTTTTCCATTCAAAATCAATTAAATTATTTTGACAAAGCTTTTCTACATCAGCTTTACTTTGAGTCTGAAAAACCGTTTGCCAGTCCAACCCTAATCCGTTTCCATAATTACGAACATACATAACTTGCTTTTCAACAAATGTTTCCCTAATCTTGGGTTCAATAAGTTGAAATACCCTACGACTATCAACGATTGGGGTTTCTCCTCCTTGCTGTGCAGGTTGACAACAGCCAAACAAAATTTTTATAGGCCAGCGATGATTAAAAGAGTTCTCGTTATGCCACAACAACTTGCTTTCAGCAGGGTAAAAAACTGGAGTATAAACTTTACCACTTAACGTTTGGCGAGGGTGTTCACCATTCTCATTGAATAGTTCTGAGCAAACTGCTAGACCAAATCTTTCAAATGCGGCTGCTGTAGTAATACTAAATCCTTTGAAAAGGATAGCACCATATTTAATTAAATTCGTATCTATAAATTCCCGATTTTCCCCCGCCCAATCTGCGATATCTATATCAGGTACGCATGGTTGTATAACTAACGGTAGAGTTTGCTCATCTCCAAAATTATCTATTGTGATTAGTTCAGTTTGTAAATTGATAGATTTTCTAGCAACTTTAGGGAATTTATGCTGAGAATTATAGTTAGTTGTTTTTACCTGTTTCATTTCTTTAATCAATTTCGGTTATGGTTTAATTATTTTTCGCTTGACTCTGCTTAACTTTTGTTTATACTCTTCTTTTCGCTTTCGTTCTTCATTTAATTGATATTCTTTATCTAAATTAATTAGAATTTCTTTCAGTTGATTTAATTTGATATTATGGTCTATAATAATTTGAGATAAAATTATCTCAAAATTCTTTACTAATCTGCTAATACTAATAGAATCAAACAAGTCTTTGTTATATTTAAATAAACCAACTATTCCTAGCTCTGTATTAGTTATTTCTAGAAGAAGATCAAATCTTGCTACCGTATTTACTAATAAATCTAAACGAGTGAAAGTTAAATCTGAAATTTCTAAAGTATCTGTAGGAGTACTGGGAAGGATAAACTTGACTTGAAATATAGGAGTTTGGTTTAATTCTCTTTGAGGATTAAGAGCGCTAACTAATTTCTCAAATGGTAAATCTTGGTGAGCATAAGATTCGAGGCATACTTTACGTACTTGCTGCAAAAAATCGTTAAAGGTTTGATTTTCCAATAGAGAACTACGTAACACCAATTGATTAACAAAAAAACCAATTAAATTCTCTATTTCAATTAGATTACGATTCGCAATATCAGTACCAATAACAATATCTTTTTCACCTGTATAGCAATATAGTAAAACCTTAAATGCTCCGAGTAGAGTCATAAATAATGTTGTTCCAAGACTATCACCTAAGTTCTTAATTTCTTGGGATAATGTCTTAGAAATCATCAAAGTTTCCCTGCCCTCCTGAAAGGTTTTATTTTTTGATAGTTGGCGACTCGTAGGTAATTTTAAAACTGGTAACTTATCTCCCAATTGCTTTTTCCAGTATGTAAGCAAGGTATCAAGTACCTCACCCTGTAACCAATTTTGTTGCCAACTAGCAAAATCTGCATACTGAATATTAATCTCCATAAGTGGTGAAGGCTTACCACTAGAAAAGGCTTCATAAAGTACTGACAATTCTCGGAGAAACACTCCTTGTGACCAACCGTCAATGATAATATGATGTATCGTTAGCAACAGTACATATTCCCTAGTTTTCAACTGTAAAAGAGTCAAGCGTAATAAGGGAGCCTGTGCTAAATCAAATGGTTGTTGATAATTTTCTAGTCTTAACCTTTGGATTTCTGCTTCATGTTTAGTATTAGGTAAATCTTGTAAATCTATTATTGGTAAGGGTATCTCTAAAGCAGGAGCAATAATTTGAACTGGTTGTCCATTGACAATTTGGAAACTGGTTCGCCAAATTTCATGTCTTCGCACTATTTCATTAATGCTTTGCTTTAAAGCTTTTATATTGAGTGAACCTTGTAATAATATTGCGCCATGATCGTTATAAGTATATGAATTTGGCTCTAATTGATGCAAAAACCACAATCTCTGCTGGGCAAAAGATAGGGGTAATTCTAAATCTCGTGAAACTCGTTCAATTTGTTGAGTGTCAGGCTTGTGCTTACCTTGTAAGCGCTTTTCTAAAATTGCTTGTTTAGCAGGTGAGAGTTGAGAACGTCGTTTAATAATTTCATCTGCTTTGCTATCCATAATCTCATCCTTAT
This Nostoc sp. C052 DNA region includes the following protein-coding sequences:
- a CDS encoding condensation domain-containing protein, coding for MDSKADEIIKRRSQLSPAKQAILEKRLQGKHKPDTQQIERVSRDLELPLSFAQQRLWFLHQLEPNSYTYNDHGAILLQGSLNIKALKQSINEIVRRHEIWRTSFQIVNGQPVQIIAPALEIPLPIIDLQDLPNTKHEAEIQRLRLENYQQPFDLAQAPLLRLTLLQLKTREYVLLLTIHHIIIDGWSQGVFLRELSVLYEAFSSGKPSPLMEINIQYADFASWQQNWLQGEVLDTLLTYWKKQLGDKLPVLKLPTSRQLSKNKTFQEGRETLMISKTLSQEIKNLGDSLGTTLFMTLLGAFKVLLYCYTGEKDIVIGTDIANRNLIEIENLIGFFVNQLVLRSSLLENQTFNDFLQQVRKVCLESYAHQDLPFEKLVSALNPQRELNQTPIFQVKFILPSTPTDTLEISDLTFTRLDLLVNTVARFDLLLEITNTELGIVGLFKYNKDLFDSISISRLVKNFEIILSQIIIDHNIKLNQLKEILINLDKEYQLNEERKRKEEYKQKLSRVKRKIIKP
- a CDS encoding TauD/TfdA family dioxygenase, encoding MKQVKTTNYNSQHKFPKVARKSINLQTELITIDNFGDEQTLPLVIQPCVPDIDIADWAGENREFIDTNLIKYGAILFKGFSITTAAAFERFGLAVCSELFNENGEHPRQTLSGKVYTPVFYPAESKLLWHNENSFNHRWPIKILFGCCQPAQQGGETPIVDSRRVFQLIEPKIRETFVEKQVMYVRNYGNGLGLDWQTVFQTQSKADVEKLCQNNLIDFEWKNDGGLRTISIRPAVIKHPQTGEISWFNQAQHWHLACLDTQTRESLISSFKEEDLPRNCFYGDGTPIEDSTMVDICGVYQRLEVCFPWEQGDILLLDNMLTAHARNPYVGERKLFVAMSELMSFSNL
- a CDS encoding non-ribosomal peptide synthetase, yielding MQETIQGFPLSPQQKHLWLLQQGSNLYISQCAILIEGNIEVNILEEALNKVIARNEILRTNFHRPRGLKVPIQVIEANTNVFLSEYFLENNCSPEEEIEALLEQRRQQSVNLQEGQLLKVELVKCSSKKYVLVINVPSLYADSKTLKNLVNEISQCYAACLQNTELDEEALQYADIATWQNELLEVEETTTSKNHWQQVDFSTLDSLKLPFENCISKESEFEPQFIKLAIHSDLLIKIEEIVQKHQISIDTFFLTCWQILLWRLTRQSNLIIGLGCDGRNYEELKPALGLFAKYLPLAYNLQENDTFSDTLIQVNNLTDEILEWQDSFSWEVFYKTNVDDIDQSFLPFCFDFEEIATNYYAPEVSFSIHQYYVCFDRFKLKLSCVRTQNDIKLEFHYDAKVFHKEDIQCLVNQWETLLTSVINNPSVAISRLDILSEQEREELLVTFNNTKTAELQYECIHHCFEQQCDRTPDNIAIVYTNQRLTYRELNTRANQLAHYLQQLGVKPDVMVGLCVERSPLMLIGLLAILKAGGAYVPIDPSYPLERKTFILNDSQMPVLLTKQHLITDLATNEIQVICIDNDWQAINQQEITNPITTTSELNLAYVIYTSGSTGKPKGTLISHQGLLNYLSWCTQTYPVQEGVGTLVHSPLGFDLTITSIFSPLLVGRTVQLLSEEQGIETLSQALKKSSNLSLVKITPAHLDLLKQQLSKEEIANKTRAFIIGGENLLAQSITFWQDVAPETILVNEYGPTETVVGCCVYQVPVGKHSTGSIPIGKAIANTQLYILDEYLQPVPKGVPGELHIGGLGLARGYLNQAELTAFKFIPNPFSKKEGDRLYKTGDLTRYLPSGDIEYIGRIDNQIKVRGFRIELGEIEAVISQHPVVRESVVVSEESVNSQRIIAYIVFQKNQTLAIPELRSFLESKLPSYMVPSAFVILEALPLTSNGKVDRKALPAPELTDVSSSNIVPPSTLIDNLLAGIWAEVLSLDKVGINNNFFTLGGHSLMATRVMSQIRQVFKVELPLPYLFEKPTIAELAKEIEKAIKVNSGVEATNIERIVRSHQLPLSFAQQRLWFLAQLEPDSPFYNTPAAVRLEGQLNVEALQQSFNEIINRHEVLRTNFQTRDGQPVAIIAEEKSLTLQIFDISKLPANQQEAEIKQQAAQEAQQSFDISNDHLLRVKLLRLGEQEHIVLLTMHHIVSDGWSIGLLVQELATLYQAFCNGEPSLLSELAIQYVDFAAWQRQWLQGEVLETQISYWLKHLENAPKVLELPTDYPRPAIQTFRGATYSFKLSPELSASLNKLSQQQGSTLFMTLLAGFQTLLWRYTGSEDIVVGSPIANRNRIEIERLIGFFVNTLILRTNLAGNPSFEELLKRVREVALGAYAHQDLPFELLVEQLQPQRDLSHTPLFQVMFVLQNAPMSALELSGLTLTPLESNSDSAKFDLNLQMTEREEGLLGSIEYNTDLFEENTIHRMASHLQTLFEGIVANPQQRLSELPLLSESEQYQLLWEWNDTEVEYPEDKCIHQLFETQVELTPDAIAVVFEDEQLSYRELNTRANQLAHYLQQLGVKSEVLVGICVERSLDMVIGLLAILKAGGAYIPIDPNYPQERIAFVLEDTQTPVLLTQASLLETIPHHKAQVICLDTDWHLIAQQSQENLFTQITPDNLAYVIYTSGSTGKPKGVMIKHANTVAMLDWAKQTFTIEALQGVLASTSICFDLSVFELFVPLCCGGKVILMENALYLPTLPTAQNVTLINTVPSVISQLLRTNSIPASVQTINVAGEPLHHHLVQQLYQQENIQQVFNLYGPSEDTTYSTFALLDKDTSNIPPIGRPIHNTQIYLLDQNLQPVPVGVTGMLYIGGAGLSRGYLNKPELTAERFIPNPYTQLAGERLYQTGDLGRYLPNGEIEYIGRIDYQVKVRGFRIELLEIEALIIEHPEVREAVVTVDSSETDSQRIVAHVVPNSEQTLTISQLRDFLEAKLPNYMVPTAFVFLESLPLTPNGKIDRKALKPPDTARPEDQEIVAPRNLLEAKLAGIWAGVLGVDKVGIFDNFFELGGDSILAIVVITRANQAGLKLTVKQLFQHQTVVGLASVAVTKNINHAEQELITGLASLTPIQYWFFEQNLLEPHHWNQAVLLEVKQVIDLALLEKSVQELQLHHDALRLRFEPTESGWQQIIASPDAELPLINFDFSALSASEQKLAIETAATKLQASLNLSTGPLMRVALFNLGRGSSRLLILIHHLAVDGVSWRILLEDLETTYQLMNQGKKVELPAKTTSFKYWSKCLQEYAQSSTFQQEWDYWLRESWQKIAPLPVDFSDGDNTVASTLNISICLTLEQTQALLKEVPKAYNTQINDVLLTALVQAFSQWTGNNSLLLALEGHGREEIFDDVDLSRTVGWFTSVFPVLLDLGKTSHPLEALKAIKEQLRGIPNKGIGYGVLRYLSQDIARVKLLRSLPQAEVVFNYLGQFDQTFSDSSIFKISQDSQGQTRSSRNQESYMLSIDALVIDNQLRIDWTYSERIHQRSTIERLAQEFLKALQVLVTHCQSSEVRVYTPSDFPEAELSQQDLERFLRKIN